The following proteins are co-located in the Dermochelys coriacea isolate rDerCor1 chromosome 4, rDerCor1.pri.v4, whole genome shotgun sequence genome:
- the MFHAS1 gene encoding malignant fibrous histiocytoma-amplified sequence 1 isoform X7, producing MAEPERPAAAARRWRDAALRARKLRSDLRQRSLGPRQEPEPEPEPEPAGPAALSLSGRGLEELPEGLGAALGGLRVLSLRRNRLSRLPAALRHLGRLAELDLSHNRLGGLGDGEALAPLRELRKLSLSHNQLGADGAALPGRLGALRQLEELDLSFNRLRRLPEALGRLPRLRSLDVDHNQLPAFPAPLLQLGALEELDCSGNRQLRALPEGIAALRGLKILWLSGTGLGALPEGLCQLGALESLMLDGNQLRVLPPGFGGLRRLKMLNLSSNLLGEFPEAVLALPSLEELYLSRNQLTLLPARLCQLHQLRTLWLDNNRVRYLPDSVVQLHSLEELVLQGNQIAILPEGFGQLSRVTLWKIKDNPLIQPPYEVCMKGIPYIAAYQQELAHSQPAVKPRLKLVLMGLKDAGKTLLRRCLMEEERQRDSPLAAAGKDAGRTQQQQDITLGLTPEGGGKIQLGHSPITEPRDASSSKESSVGHASIEQQDPLLSPSLKVAGKIKLEHQDICLSPSPKVNGEAQIGHFPMLLERDAPLTPLVAGLIGTRQGIEVTDWTADAERGLTFIVYELAGDPSYDVIQSFFLSPGALYVLVVNLSAYTPHCFYSAVGYFLHWLGAKVPHAVVCMVGTHADLCAERELEEKCLDIHHQIALQEKRDAEGLQSLAQQVDNALGQDFDLRCSSPHTAFYGVSDKNLRRKKAQFQYLLNHRLQILSPVLPISCQDHYQVRRLRDKLLSVAEHRDIFPNLHRVLPKSWQVLEELHFQPQAQQLWLSWWDSARLGLQAGLTEDRLQSALSYLHESGKLLYFEEHLTLREYVFHNLPGLIDILNVFCQRDTTVLLQKLLSDTHIDELRTTQLHHYVEGFLLHGLLPAHVIRLLLKPHVQSREDLQLILELLEKMGLCYCINKPKCKPLNGATAWYKFPCYVKNEVPHAEAWINGTNLSGQSLVIEQLQIEYTFPFIFPSGLFARYSVQINSHVVQRSDGKYQIYAYRGKVPVVVSYRPARSTLQPDTLSIASHASLPNIWTAWQAITPLVEELNVLLQEWPGLYYTVHVLCSKCLKRGSPNPYAFPGL from the exons ATGGCCGAGCCCGAGCGCCCCGCGGCGGCGGCCCGGCGGTGGCGAGACGCCGCCCTGCGCGCACGGAAGCTGCGGAGCGACCTGCGGCAGCGGAGCCTGGGCCCCCGccaggagccggagccggagccggagccggagcccgcCGGGCCGGCGGCGCTGAGCCTGAGCGGGCGCGGCCTGGAGGAGCTGCCCGAGGGGCTGGGCGCCGCGCTGGGCGGCCTGCGCGTCCTCAGCCTGCGCAGGAACCGCCTGTCCCGGCTTCCCGCCGCGCTGCGCCACCTGGGCCGCCTGGCCGAGCTCGACCTCAGCCACAACCGGCTGGGCGGCCTGGGCGACGGCGAGGCGCTGGCGCCGCTGCGGGAGCTGCGCAAGCTGAGCCTGAGCCACAACCAGCTGGGCGCGGACGGCGCGGCGCTGCCCGGGCGGCTGGGCGCGCTGCggcagctggaggagctggacCTGAGCTTCAACCGCCTGCGCCGCCTGCCCGAGGCGCTGGGCCGCCTGCCGCGGCTGCGCTCGCTGGACGTGGACCACAACCAGCTGCCCGCCTTCCCGGCGCCGCTGCTGCAGCTGGGCGCGCTGGAGGAGCTGGACTGCTCCGGGAACCGGCAGCTGCGCGCCCTGCCCGAGGGCATCGCCGCCTTGCGCGGCCTCAAGATCCTGTGGCTGAGCGGCACGGGGCTGGGCGCGCTGCCCGAGGGGCTGTGCCAGCTGGGCGCCCTGGAGAGCCTCATGCTGGACGGGAACCAGCTGCGGGTCCTGCCCCCCGGCTTCGGCGGCCTGCGGCGCCTCAAGATGCTGAACCTCTCCTCCAACCTGCTGGGTGAGTTCCCCGAGGCCGTGCTCGCGCTGCCCAGCCTGGAGGAGCTCTACCTGAGCCGCAACCAGCTCACCTTGCTGCCTGCCCGCCTCTGCCAGCTGCACCAGCTCCGCACCCTCTGGTTGGACAACAACCGTGTCCGCTACCTGCCCGACTCCGTTGTGCAGCTCCACAGCCTGGAGGAACTCGTGCTGCAGGGCAACCAGATCGCCATCCTGCCCGAGGGCTTTGGGCAGCTCTCCCGGGTCACCCTCTGGAAGATCAAGGACAACCCGCTCATTCAGCCCCCTTACGAGGTCTGCATGAAAGGCATCCCCTACATTGCTGCTTACCAGCAGGAGTTGGCGCACTCCCAGCCTGCCGTCAAGCCCCGGCTCAAGCTGGTCCTCATGGGCCTGAAGGATGCTGGCAAGACCCTGCTGAGAAGGTGCctgatggaggaggagaggcagagagactctcccctggctgcagctggcaAAGATGCTGGGAGAACCCAGCAGCAACAAGACATCACCCTGGGCCTGACTCCTGAAGGTGGTGGGAAAATACAGCTAGGACATAGCCCCATCACTGAGCCCCGAGATGCTTCGTCTTCAAAAGAGTCCTCGGTAGGACATGCCTCCATTGAACAGCAGGACCCATTGCTGTCCCCGTCCCTTAAAGTTGCTGGGAAAATCAAGTTAGAGCACCAGGACATCTGCCTGTCTCCATCCCCAAAAGTTAATGGGGAAGCCCAGATAGGACACTTCCCCATGCTGCTGGAGCGAGACGCCCCCCTGACACCATTGGTAGCAGGACTGATAGGCACCAGACAGGGTATCGAGGTGACGGACTGGACGGCAGATGCAGAGAGGGGTCTGACCTTCATTGTGTATGAGCTGGCGGGTGACCCTAGCTACGACGTGATCCAATCCTTCTTCCTTTCGCCAGGAGCCTTGTATGTGCTGGTGGTGAACCTGAGTGCCTACACCCCACATTGCTTCTACTCTGCAGTGGGCTACTTCCTGCACTGGCTAGGTGCCAAAGTGCCCCATGCTGTAGTGTGCATGGTGGGCACGCATGCTGACCTGTGTGCTGAGCGGGAACTGGAGGAGAAGTGCCTGGACATCCACCACCAAATTGCCCTGCAGGAGAAGCGGGATGCTGAGGGACTCCAGAGCTTGGCCCAGCAGGTGGACAATGCCCTGGGACAGGACTTTGACCTGCGTTGCTCCAGCCCCCACACTGCCTTCTATGGGGTTTCAGACAAGAACCTGCGGCGCAAGAAGGCCCAGTTCCAGTATCTGCTCAACCACCGGCTGCAGATCCTCTCGCCGGTGCTGCCCATCAGCTGCCAGGACCACTATCAGGTGCGCCGCCTGCGGGACAAGCTTCTGTCAGTAGCTGAGCACCGGGACATCTTCCCAAACCTGCACCGGGTGCTACCCAAGTCCTGGCAGGTGCTGGAAGAGCTGCACTTCCAGCCGCAGGCTCAGCAACTGTGGCTCAGCTGGTGGGATTCGGCACGGCTGGGCTTACAGGCTGGCCTGACGGAGGACCGACTCCAGAGCGCCCTGTCCTATCTGCATGAAAGTGGCAAGCTCCTGTACTTCGAGGAGCATCTGACTCTGCGGGAGTATGTATTCCACAATCTGCCCGGGCTCATTGACATCCTCAATGTCTTCTGCCAGCGGGACACCACGGTGCTGCTCCAGAAACTGCTCAGTGACACCCATATAGATGAACTGAGAACCACTCAGCTCCACCACTATGTGGAAGGGTTCCTGCTGCATGGGCTTCTTCCTGCCCATGTTATCCGCCTGCTTCTCAAACCCCATGTCCAGAGCCGGGAGGACCTGCAACTtatcctggagctgctggagaagATGGGGCTCTGCTACTGCATTAATAAGCCCAAATGCAAACCCCTGAATGGGGCCACTGCCTGGTACAAGTTCCCCTGCTATGTGAAGAACGAGGTGCCCCATGCAGAGGCATGGATTAATGGTACCAACCTGAGTGGACAGTCTCTTGTCATTGAACAGTTGCAGATTGAATACACCTTCCCCTTCATTTTCCCATCTGGGTTATTTGCACGCTACAGTGTCCAGATCAACAGCCATGTGGTTCAGCGGTCCGATGGCAAATACCAGATTTACGCCTACAGGGGGAAGGTACCTGTGGTGGTGAGTTACAGGCCTGCTAGGAGCACTCTGCAGCCAGATACTCTGTCTATTGCTAGTCACGCATCTCTACCAAATATATGGACAGCCTGGCAAGCTATTACCCCCTTAGTGGAAGAACTGAATGTACTGCTTCAAGAATGGCCAGGTCTGTACTACACTGTGCACGTCCTCTGTTCCAAGTGCCTTAAAAGAGGATCACCAAACCCATACGCTTTTCCAG ggcttt
- the MFHAS1 gene encoding malignant fibrous histiocytoma-amplified sequence 1 isoform X6 has product MAEPERPAAAARRWRDAALRARKLRSDLRQRSLGPRQEPEPEPEPEPAGPAALSLSGRGLEELPEGLGAALGGLRVLSLRRNRLSRLPAALRHLGRLAELDLSHNRLGGLGDGEALAPLRELRKLSLSHNQLGADGAALPGRLGALRQLEELDLSFNRLRRLPEALGRLPRLRSLDVDHNQLPAFPAPLLQLGALEELDCSGNRQLRALPEGIAALRGLKILWLSGTGLGALPEGLCQLGALESLMLDGNQLRVLPPGFGGLRRLKMLNLSSNLLGEFPEAVLALPSLEELYLSRNQLTLLPARLCQLHQLRTLWLDNNRVRYLPDSVVQLHSLEELVLQGNQIAILPEGFGQLSRVTLWKIKDNPLIQPPYEVCMKGIPYIAAYQQELAHSQPAVKPRLKLVLMGLKDAGKTLLRRCLMEEERQRDSPLAAAGKDAGRTQQQQDITLGLTPEGGGKIQLGHSPITEPRDASSSKESSVGHASIEQQDPLLSPSLKVAGKIKLEHQDICLSPSPKVNGEAQIGHFPMLLERDAPLTPLVAGLIGTRQGIEVTDWTADAERGLTFIVYELAGDPSYDVIQSFFLSPGALYVLVVNLSAYTPHCFYSAVGYFLHWLGAKVPHAVVCMVGTHADLCAERELEEKCLDIHHQIALQEKRDAEGLQSLAQQVDNALGQDFDLRCSSPHTAFYGVSDKNLRRKKAQFQYLLNHRLQILSPVLPISCQDHYQVRRLRDKLLSVAEHRDIFPNLHRVLPKSWQVLEELHFQPQAQQLWLSWWDSARLGLQAGLTEDRLQSALSYLHESGKLLYFEEHLTLREYVFHNLPGLIDILNVFCQRDTTVLLQKLLSDTHIDELRTTQLHHYVEGFLLHGLLPAHVIRLLLKPHVQSREDLQLILELLEKMGLCYCINKPKCKPLNGATAWYKFPCYVKNEVPHAEAWINGTNLSGQSLVIEQLQIEYTFPFIFPSGLFARYSVQINSHVVQRSDGKYQIYAYRGKVPVVVSYRPARSTLQPDTLSIASHASLPNIWTAWQAITPLVEELNVLLQEWPGLYYTVHVLCSKCLKRGSPNPYAFPEEETSDLLL; this is encoded by the coding sequence ATGGCCGAGCCCGAGCGCCCCGCGGCGGCGGCCCGGCGGTGGCGAGACGCCGCCCTGCGCGCACGGAAGCTGCGGAGCGACCTGCGGCAGCGGAGCCTGGGCCCCCGccaggagccggagccggagccggagccggagcccgcCGGGCCGGCGGCGCTGAGCCTGAGCGGGCGCGGCCTGGAGGAGCTGCCCGAGGGGCTGGGCGCCGCGCTGGGCGGCCTGCGCGTCCTCAGCCTGCGCAGGAACCGCCTGTCCCGGCTTCCCGCCGCGCTGCGCCACCTGGGCCGCCTGGCCGAGCTCGACCTCAGCCACAACCGGCTGGGCGGCCTGGGCGACGGCGAGGCGCTGGCGCCGCTGCGGGAGCTGCGCAAGCTGAGCCTGAGCCACAACCAGCTGGGCGCGGACGGCGCGGCGCTGCCCGGGCGGCTGGGCGCGCTGCggcagctggaggagctggacCTGAGCTTCAACCGCCTGCGCCGCCTGCCCGAGGCGCTGGGCCGCCTGCCGCGGCTGCGCTCGCTGGACGTGGACCACAACCAGCTGCCCGCCTTCCCGGCGCCGCTGCTGCAGCTGGGCGCGCTGGAGGAGCTGGACTGCTCCGGGAACCGGCAGCTGCGCGCCCTGCCCGAGGGCATCGCCGCCTTGCGCGGCCTCAAGATCCTGTGGCTGAGCGGCACGGGGCTGGGCGCGCTGCCCGAGGGGCTGTGCCAGCTGGGCGCCCTGGAGAGCCTCATGCTGGACGGGAACCAGCTGCGGGTCCTGCCCCCCGGCTTCGGCGGCCTGCGGCGCCTCAAGATGCTGAACCTCTCCTCCAACCTGCTGGGTGAGTTCCCCGAGGCCGTGCTCGCGCTGCCCAGCCTGGAGGAGCTCTACCTGAGCCGCAACCAGCTCACCTTGCTGCCTGCCCGCCTCTGCCAGCTGCACCAGCTCCGCACCCTCTGGTTGGACAACAACCGTGTCCGCTACCTGCCCGACTCCGTTGTGCAGCTCCACAGCCTGGAGGAACTCGTGCTGCAGGGCAACCAGATCGCCATCCTGCCCGAGGGCTTTGGGCAGCTCTCCCGGGTCACCCTCTGGAAGATCAAGGACAACCCGCTCATTCAGCCCCCTTACGAGGTCTGCATGAAAGGCATCCCCTACATTGCTGCTTACCAGCAGGAGTTGGCGCACTCCCAGCCTGCCGTCAAGCCCCGGCTCAAGCTGGTCCTCATGGGCCTGAAGGATGCTGGCAAGACCCTGCTGAGAAGGTGCctgatggaggaggagaggcagagagactctcccctggctgcagctggcaAAGATGCTGGGAGAACCCAGCAGCAACAAGACATCACCCTGGGCCTGACTCCTGAAGGTGGTGGGAAAATACAGCTAGGACATAGCCCCATCACTGAGCCCCGAGATGCTTCGTCTTCAAAAGAGTCCTCGGTAGGACATGCCTCCATTGAACAGCAGGACCCATTGCTGTCCCCGTCCCTTAAAGTTGCTGGGAAAATCAAGTTAGAGCACCAGGACATCTGCCTGTCTCCATCCCCAAAAGTTAATGGGGAAGCCCAGATAGGACACTTCCCCATGCTGCTGGAGCGAGACGCCCCCCTGACACCATTGGTAGCAGGACTGATAGGCACCAGACAGGGTATCGAGGTGACGGACTGGACGGCAGATGCAGAGAGGGGTCTGACCTTCATTGTGTATGAGCTGGCGGGTGACCCTAGCTACGACGTGATCCAATCCTTCTTCCTTTCGCCAGGAGCCTTGTATGTGCTGGTGGTGAACCTGAGTGCCTACACCCCACATTGCTTCTACTCTGCAGTGGGCTACTTCCTGCACTGGCTAGGTGCCAAAGTGCCCCATGCTGTAGTGTGCATGGTGGGCACGCATGCTGACCTGTGTGCTGAGCGGGAACTGGAGGAGAAGTGCCTGGACATCCACCACCAAATTGCCCTGCAGGAGAAGCGGGATGCTGAGGGACTCCAGAGCTTGGCCCAGCAGGTGGACAATGCCCTGGGACAGGACTTTGACCTGCGTTGCTCCAGCCCCCACACTGCCTTCTATGGGGTTTCAGACAAGAACCTGCGGCGCAAGAAGGCCCAGTTCCAGTATCTGCTCAACCACCGGCTGCAGATCCTCTCGCCGGTGCTGCCCATCAGCTGCCAGGACCACTATCAGGTGCGCCGCCTGCGGGACAAGCTTCTGTCAGTAGCTGAGCACCGGGACATCTTCCCAAACCTGCACCGGGTGCTACCCAAGTCCTGGCAGGTGCTGGAAGAGCTGCACTTCCAGCCGCAGGCTCAGCAACTGTGGCTCAGCTGGTGGGATTCGGCACGGCTGGGCTTACAGGCTGGCCTGACGGAGGACCGACTCCAGAGCGCCCTGTCCTATCTGCATGAAAGTGGCAAGCTCCTGTACTTCGAGGAGCATCTGACTCTGCGGGAGTATGTATTCCACAATCTGCCCGGGCTCATTGACATCCTCAATGTCTTCTGCCAGCGGGACACCACGGTGCTGCTCCAGAAACTGCTCAGTGACACCCATATAGATGAACTGAGAACCACTCAGCTCCACCACTATGTGGAAGGGTTCCTGCTGCATGGGCTTCTTCCTGCCCATGTTATCCGCCTGCTTCTCAAACCCCATGTCCAGAGCCGGGAGGACCTGCAACTtatcctggagctgctggagaagATGGGGCTCTGCTACTGCATTAATAAGCCCAAATGCAAACCCCTGAATGGGGCCACTGCCTGGTACAAGTTCCCCTGCTATGTGAAGAACGAGGTGCCCCATGCAGAGGCATGGATTAATGGTACCAACCTGAGTGGACAGTCTCTTGTCATTGAACAGTTGCAGATTGAATACACCTTCCCCTTCATTTTCCCATCTGGGTTATTTGCACGCTACAGTGTCCAGATCAACAGCCATGTGGTTCAGCGGTCCGATGGCAAATACCAGATTTACGCCTACAGGGGGAAGGTACCTGTGGTGGTGAGTTACAGGCCTGCTAGGAGCACTCTGCAGCCAGATACTCTGTCTATTGCTAGTCACGCATCTCTACCAAATATATGGACAGCCTGGCAAGCTATTACCCCCTTAGTGGAAGAACTGAATGTACTGCTTCAAGAATGGCCAGGTCTGTACTACACTGTGCACGTCCTCTGTTCCAAGTGCCTTAAAAGAGGATCACCAAACCCATACGCTTTTCCAG
- the MFHAS1 gene encoding malignant fibrous histiocytoma-amplified sequence 1 isoform X2, with protein MAEPERPAAAARRWRDAALRARKLRSDLRQRSLGPRQEPEPEPEPEPAGPAALSLSGRGLEELPEGLGAALGGLRVLSLRRNRLSRLPAALRHLGRLAELDLSHNRLGGLGDGEALAPLRELRKLSLSHNQLGADGAALPGRLGALRQLEELDLSFNRLRRLPEALGRLPRLRSLDVDHNQLPAFPAPLLQLGALEELDCSGNRQLRALPEGIAALRGLKILWLSGTGLGALPEGLCQLGALESLMLDGNQLRVLPPGFGGLRRLKMLNLSSNLLGEFPEAVLALPSLEELYLSRNQLTLLPARLCQLHQLRTLWLDNNRVRYLPDSVVQLHSLEELVLQGNQIAILPEGFGQLSRVTLWKIKDNPLIQPPYEVCMKGIPYIAAYQQELAHSQPAVKPRLKLVLMGLKDAGKTLLRRCLMEEERQRDSPLAAAGKDAGRTQQQQDITLGLTPEGGGKIQLGHSPITEPRDASSSKESSVGHASIEQQDPLLSPSLKVAGKIKLEHQDICLSPSPKVNGEAQIGHFPMLLERDAPLTPLVAGLIGTRQGIEVTDWTADAERGLTFIVYELAGDPSYDVIQSFFLSPGALYVLVVNLSAYTPHCFYSAVGYFLHWLGAKVPHAVVCMVGTHADLCAERELEEKCLDIHHQIALQEKRDAEGLQSLAQQVDNALGQDFDLRCSSPHTAFYGVSDKNLRRKKAQFQYLLNHRLQILSPVLPISCQDHYQVRRLRDKLLSVAEHRDIFPNLHRVLPKSWQVLEELHFQPQAQQLWLSWWDSARLGLQAGLTEDRLQSALSYLHESGKLLYFEEHLTLREYVFHNLPGLIDILNVFCQRDTTVLLQKLLSDTHIDELRTTQLHHYVEGFLLHGLLPAHVIRLLLKPHVQSREDLQLILELLEKMGLCYCINKPKCKPLNGATAWYKFPCYVKNEVPHAEAWINGTNLSGQSLVIEQLQIEYTFPFIFPSGLFARYSVQINSHVVQRSDGKYQIYAYRGKVPVVVSYRPARSTLQPDTLSIASHASLPNIWTAWQAITPLVEELNVLLQEWPGLYYTVHVLCSKCLKRGSPNPYAFPGELLSQPRPEGVTEIVCPRNGSERVNVALVYPPTPTVISPCSKGRN; from the coding sequence ATGGCCGAGCCCGAGCGCCCCGCGGCGGCGGCCCGGCGGTGGCGAGACGCCGCCCTGCGCGCACGGAAGCTGCGGAGCGACCTGCGGCAGCGGAGCCTGGGCCCCCGccaggagccggagccggagccggagccggagcccgcCGGGCCGGCGGCGCTGAGCCTGAGCGGGCGCGGCCTGGAGGAGCTGCCCGAGGGGCTGGGCGCCGCGCTGGGCGGCCTGCGCGTCCTCAGCCTGCGCAGGAACCGCCTGTCCCGGCTTCCCGCCGCGCTGCGCCACCTGGGCCGCCTGGCCGAGCTCGACCTCAGCCACAACCGGCTGGGCGGCCTGGGCGACGGCGAGGCGCTGGCGCCGCTGCGGGAGCTGCGCAAGCTGAGCCTGAGCCACAACCAGCTGGGCGCGGACGGCGCGGCGCTGCCCGGGCGGCTGGGCGCGCTGCggcagctggaggagctggacCTGAGCTTCAACCGCCTGCGCCGCCTGCCCGAGGCGCTGGGCCGCCTGCCGCGGCTGCGCTCGCTGGACGTGGACCACAACCAGCTGCCCGCCTTCCCGGCGCCGCTGCTGCAGCTGGGCGCGCTGGAGGAGCTGGACTGCTCCGGGAACCGGCAGCTGCGCGCCCTGCCCGAGGGCATCGCCGCCTTGCGCGGCCTCAAGATCCTGTGGCTGAGCGGCACGGGGCTGGGCGCGCTGCCCGAGGGGCTGTGCCAGCTGGGCGCCCTGGAGAGCCTCATGCTGGACGGGAACCAGCTGCGGGTCCTGCCCCCCGGCTTCGGCGGCCTGCGGCGCCTCAAGATGCTGAACCTCTCCTCCAACCTGCTGGGTGAGTTCCCCGAGGCCGTGCTCGCGCTGCCCAGCCTGGAGGAGCTCTACCTGAGCCGCAACCAGCTCACCTTGCTGCCTGCCCGCCTCTGCCAGCTGCACCAGCTCCGCACCCTCTGGTTGGACAACAACCGTGTCCGCTACCTGCCCGACTCCGTTGTGCAGCTCCACAGCCTGGAGGAACTCGTGCTGCAGGGCAACCAGATCGCCATCCTGCCCGAGGGCTTTGGGCAGCTCTCCCGGGTCACCCTCTGGAAGATCAAGGACAACCCGCTCATTCAGCCCCCTTACGAGGTCTGCATGAAAGGCATCCCCTACATTGCTGCTTACCAGCAGGAGTTGGCGCACTCCCAGCCTGCCGTCAAGCCCCGGCTCAAGCTGGTCCTCATGGGCCTGAAGGATGCTGGCAAGACCCTGCTGAGAAGGTGCctgatggaggaggagaggcagagagactctcccctggctgcagctggcaAAGATGCTGGGAGAACCCAGCAGCAACAAGACATCACCCTGGGCCTGACTCCTGAAGGTGGTGGGAAAATACAGCTAGGACATAGCCCCATCACTGAGCCCCGAGATGCTTCGTCTTCAAAAGAGTCCTCGGTAGGACATGCCTCCATTGAACAGCAGGACCCATTGCTGTCCCCGTCCCTTAAAGTTGCTGGGAAAATCAAGTTAGAGCACCAGGACATCTGCCTGTCTCCATCCCCAAAAGTTAATGGGGAAGCCCAGATAGGACACTTCCCCATGCTGCTGGAGCGAGACGCCCCCCTGACACCATTGGTAGCAGGACTGATAGGCACCAGACAGGGTATCGAGGTGACGGACTGGACGGCAGATGCAGAGAGGGGTCTGACCTTCATTGTGTATGAGCTGGCGGGTGACCCTAGCTACGACGTGATCCAATCCTTCTTCCTTTCGCCAGGAGCCTTGTATGTGCTGGTGGTGAACCTGAGTGCCTACACCCCACATTGCTTCTACTCTGCAGTGGGCTACTTCCTGCACTGGCTAGGTGCCAAAGTGCCCCATGCTGTAGTGTGCATGGTGGGCACGCATGCTGACCTGTGTGCTGAGCGGGAACTGGAGGAGAAGTGCCTGGACATCCACCACCAAATTGCCCTGCAGGAGAAGCGGGATGCTGAGGGACTCCAGAGCTTGGCCCAGCAGGTGGACAATGCCCTGGGACAGGACTTTGACCTGCGTTGCTCCAGCCCCCACACTGCCTTCTATGGGGTTTCAGACAAGAACCTGCGGCGCAAGAAGGCCCAGTTCCAGTATCTGCTCAACCACCGGCTGCAGATCCTCTCGCCGGTGCTGCCCATCAGCTGCCAGGACCACTATCAGGTGCGCCGCCTGCGGGACAAGCTTCTGTCAGTAGCTGAGCACCGGGACATCTTCCCAAACCTGCACCGGGTGCTACCCAAGTCCTGGCAGGTGCTGGAAGAGCTGCACTTCCAGCCGCAGGCTCAGCAACTGTGGCTCAGCTGGTGGGATTCGGCACGGCTGGGCTTACAGGCTGGCCTGACGGAGGACCGACTCCAGAGCGCCCTGTCCTATCTGCATGAAAGTGGCAAGCTCCTGTACTTCGAGGAGCATCTGACTCTGCGGGAGTATGTATTCCACAATCTGCCCGGGCTCATTGACATCCTCAATGTCTTCTGCCAGCGGGACACCACGGTGCTGCTCCAGAAACTGCTCAGTGACACCCATATAGATGAACTGAGAACCACTCAGCTCCACCACTATGTGGAAGGGTTCCTGCTGCATGGGCTTCTTCCTGCCCATGTTATCCGCCTGCTTCTCAAACCCCATGTCCAGAGCCGGGAGGACCTGCAACTtatcctggagctgctggagaagATGGGGCTCTGCTACTGCATTAATAAGCCCAAATGCAAACCCCTGAATGGGGCCACTGCCTGGTACAAGTTCCCCTGCTATGTGAAGAACGAGGTGCCCCATGCAGAGGCATGGATTAATGGTACCAACCTGAGTGGACAGTCTCTTGTCATTGAACAGTTGCAGATTGAATACACCTTCCCCTTCATTTTCCCATCTGGGTTATTTGCACGCTACAGTGTCCAGATCAACAGCCATGTGGTTCAGCGGTCCGATGGCAAATACCAGATTTACGCCTACAGGGGGAAGGTACCTGTGGTGGTGAGTTACAGGCCTGCTAGGAGCACTCTGCAGCCAGATACTCTGTCTATTGCTAGTCACGCATCTCTACCAAATATATGGACAGCCTGGCAAGCTATTACCCCCTTAGTGGAAGAACTGAATGTACTGCTTCAAGAATGGCCAGGTCTGTACTACACTGTGCACGTCCTCTGTTCCAAGTGCCTTAAAAGAGGATCACCAAACCCATACGCTTTTCCAG